The following are encoded in a window of Brevibacillus sp. DP1.3A genomic DNA:
- a CDS encoding efflux RND transporter periplasmic adaptor subunit: MTHSEKKRALFSKVGSNKKRWMVGILAVGAVVISGGIFGYQSFFPPQTAQAAFQVETVKRGDISEVVQASGTVQASKRSSLSFSDAEEAKDAISTIQVGVGDAVKAGQVLATMDDSVARIQVTNAEANLLSAQAKLGEAQKRKSPAEITSLQAAVNQTKNEWELAKQNIDGKKAANDVEKAKANLESAQKTYTSQQTLFAAGAIAKSEFDSAQSSLDQAQRDYNSAVLTAGQTTGQASVKVEQALAAYQTAQEALQEANEGPDAATVLSAKAAVEQGKAGLQQAQKAWRAVTLKAPMDGVIVQVNGNVGEIPGNDFIIMDNSNSGDLEVLAQISQSDIGKVQEGLPVTFTTSSYADETFRGKVKLIYPEAKTDAGVTTYDVLLSVANQDNKLKIGMTMNVAIERGTHKNVLVVPAQALQTQNGKDGVYVLKDAAAQQAGEGAEGNQAETKQANNRSGGKEGRANMPYRFVPIKMGYFTAELVEVTEGLTEGERVVILVNTQTSSGTSQNGNRMGGGGMPGFGGMGVQIRGR, from the coding sequence GTGACTCACTCGGAGAAAAAGAGAGCGTTGTTTTCGAAGGTAGGAAGCAACAAGAAAAGATGGATGGTTGGTATATTGGCTGTCGGAGCCGTGGTCATTTCAGGTGGAATATTCGGCTACCAGTCGTTTTTTCCCCCACAAACGGCGCAGGCCGCTTTTCAAGTGGAAACGGTAAAAAGGGGAGACATCTCAGAAGTCGTGCAGGCATCAGGCACTGTCCAGGCTTCCAAGCGCTCGTCTCTCTCGTTTTCCGATGCAGAAGAAGCCAAGGATGCGATCTCTACCATTCAGGTCGGCGTTGGTGATGCCGTGAAGGCAGGGCAAGTTCTGGCGACGATGGACGATTCCGTAGCGAGAATCCAGGTGACCAATGCGGAAGCAAATCTTTTATCGGCGCAAGCCAAGCTAGGGGAGGCACAAAAGCGCAAGAGTCCCGCAGAAATCACGTCTTTGCAAGCCGCCGTCAATCAGACCAAGAACGAATGGGAGCTCGCAAAGCAAAACATTGACGGGAAAAAAGCGGCGAATGACGTGGAGAAGGCAAAGGCAAACCTGGAGAGTGCCCAGAAGACGTACACTTCCCAGCAGACCTTGTTTGCGGCAGGTGCGATTGCCAAGAGTGAATTCGACAGTGCCCAGTCCTCGTTGGATCAGGCCCAACGCGATTACAACTCGGCGGTATTGACAGCCGGACAGACGACAGGGCAGGCCAGTGTGAAGGTAGAGCAGGCATTGGCTGCGTATCAAACAGCGCAAGAAGCGTTGCAGGAAGCGAATGAAGGTCCTGATGCTGCCACAGTATTATCGGCAAAAGCAGCGGTGGAACAGGGAAAAGCGGGGCTGCAACAAGCACAAAAGGCATGGAGAGCTGTCACCTTGAAAGCACCGATGGACGGAGTAATCGTTCAGGTGAATGGCAATGTAGGCGAAATACCCGGCAATGATTTCATTATCATGGATAATTCGAATAGCGGAGATTTAGAGGTGTTGGCCCAGATTAGCCAGAGTGACATCGGAAAAGTGCAGGAAGGCTTGCCTGTGACGTTTACGACGAGTTCTTATGCGGACGAGACGTTCCGTGGAAAAGTAAAGCTGATCTATCCGGAAGCGAAAACCGACGCTGGAGTCACCACTTACGATGTGCTTTTGTCTGTGGCAAATCAGGATAACAAATTGAAGATCGGCATGACGATGAACGTCGCGATCGAACGAGGAACCCATAAAAATGTGCTCGTGGTACCTGCGCAAGCGCTGCAAACGCAAAATGGCAAGGATGGCGTGTATGTACTAAAGGATGCTGCAGCACAACAAGCTGGTGAAGGAGCGGAAGGGAATCAGGCTGAGACGAAGCAAGCGAATAACCGCAGTGGAGGCAAAGAGGGCAGAGCGAATATGCCGTATCGATTTGTTCCGATCAAAATGGGATACTTCACTGCCGAGCTGGTAGAGGTGACGGAGGGACTTACCGAGGGAGAGCGTGTCGTCATCCTCGTGAATACACAGACCTCATCTGGAACGAGTCAAAATGGAAATCGAATGGGCGGCGGCGGTATGCCGGGATTCGGCGGAATGGGCGTCCAGATAAGGGGACGGTAG
- a CDS encoding HAMP domain-containing sensor histidine kinase, with protein MAWDTSFVYMSEKKRTSLFRYWTTRYLIILCIGLFVIGIASSYWISYSETQKRLDFMRLMAAEVADRVVDVEGKVKMAPFLFRIVDSRQESLGVNYKPIMMILDEHKQPVFGVPGPFSGELKRIAPDLVEADDSLSQFELARGDEVLFVKESIKVDERVVGWVMLFTPQKQVIRSMTEFQLLAIMLLSLGLLGWLVIYLLTKKLSQPIKDVADAAKQIVLGNYEIQLDKNKREQEVYELIHSFEEMAERLKQLEMMRTELLAGVTHELKTPVTSISGLVQAVREEVVSGEEAKEFLDICTKETTRLQKMIEDLLDFNSFAVGDIRIRRQPQNMQELIREITHQWEIVQEEEKLSLHIENASDPIWIETDPLRVQQIMYNLLNNAAQAMESEGRIVVSLSATADEIRIDVKDNGRGVPLEEQSLIFERFYRGEDKKHIIRGLGLGLSFSRMIAQALGGMLILTESTASGSTFTLILRK; from the coding sequence GTGGCTTGGGATACAAGCTTTGTGTATATGAGTGAGAAAAAACGTACCTCTTTGTTTCGCTATTGGACGACGCGATACTTGATCATCTTGTGTATCGGCCTTTTCGTGATCGGGATTGCCTCCAGTTATTGGATTTCTTATAGCGAGACACAAAAACGCCTTGATTTTATGAGACTGATGGCAGCGGAAGTAGCGGATCGAGTCGTTGATGTGGAAGGTAAGGTAAAAATGGCTCCGTTCTTGTTTCGTATAGTGGACAGTCGCCAGGAATCACTCGGAGTCAATTACAAGCCCATTATGATGATTTTAGATGAACACAAACAACCAGTATTTGGCGTACCCGGTCCTTTTTCTGGGGAACTGAAGCGCATCGCGCCTGATCTGGTGGAAGCGGATGACAGCCTGTCACAGTTTGAGCTTGCGCGGGGCGACGAAGTGCTTTTCGTGAAGGAAAGCATTAAGGTTGATGAGCGAGTGGTTGGCTGGGTCATGCTGTTTACCCCACAAAAACAGGTGATACGTAGCATGACCGAATTCCAATTGCTCGCGATCATGCTTCTGAGTCTCGGTTTGCTTGGCTGGCTCGTCATTTATTTGCTGACGAAAAAGCTGTCTCAGCCGATTAAGGATGTGGCAGACGCTGCCAAGCAAATCGTGCTGGGAAACTACGAGATTCAATTGGATAAAAACAAGCGAGAACAAGAAGTGTATGAGCTGATCCATTCCTTTGAAGAAATGGCAGAACGACTGAAGCAGCTGGAAATGATGCGTACCGAGCTATTGGCAGGGGTGACCCATGAACTCAAAACACCTGTTACGTCCATCAGTGGGCTGGTACAAGCTGTGAGGGAAGAGGTTGTGAGCGGTGAGGAAGCCAAGGAGTTTTTGGATATTTGTACGAAGGAAACGACACGTCTTCAAAAGATGATAGAGGATTTGCTCGATTTTAACTCTTTTGCTGTGGGTGACATTCGCATTCGCCGGCAACCTCAAAACATGCAGGAGCTGATCCGGGAAATTACGCACCAATGGGAAATTGTGCAAGAAGAAGAGAAGCTAAGCTTGCACATCGAAAATGCCTCTGATCCGATTTGGATAGAGACCGACCCACTGCGTGTGCAACAAATCATGTACAATCTCTTAAACAATGCGGCACAAGCGATGGAATCGGAGGGACGGATCGTCGTGTCACTATCTGCAACAGCAGATGAGATTCGCATTGACGTGAAGGACAATGGACGTGGAGTACCGCTTGAAGAACAGTCTTTGATATTCGAGCGATTCTACCGAGGCGAGGACAAGAAGCACATCATCCGTGGGCTTGGTCTTGGTCTGTCTTTTAGCAGAATGATTGCCCAAGCGTTAGGAGGTATGTTGATCCTGACGGAGAGTACAGCGTCAGGCAGCACCTTCACGTTGATTTTGCGCAAATAA
- a CDS encoding response regulator transcription factor — protein MPNILIVEDELPISRVLKAYLEKNNFRVEQAFNGEEAERKFDSLNPTLVLLDVMLPGRSGWSILEYIRAKSSCPVIMLTALGQIDNKLAGLNKGADDYITKPFIADEVVARVHAVLRRPKQLIEGNHVKQFGSLKVDFKAYSVMLYGIELTFTPKDLCLFLFLAQYKNQTFTREQLIEQVWGMDYEGSDRAVDLAIKRIRRSLENWPTSEGEIRTYRGLGYKLCVYE, from the coding sequence ATGCCAAACATCTTAATCGTGGAAGACGAGTTACCCATCTCTCGGGTATTGAAGGCGTACTTGGAAAAAAACAACTTTCGGGTCGAACAGGCATTTAACGGTGAGGAAGCAGAGCGGAAGTTTGATTCACTCAATCCTACGCTCGTCTTGCTGGATGTGATGCTGCCTGGGCGAAGCGGATGGAGTATTCTCGAATATATTCGAGCGAAAAGCTCGTGTCCTGTCATCATGCTGACAGCGTTGGGACAAATCGATAACAAGCTGGCTGGCTTGAACAAAGGCGCCGATGACTATATTACTAAGCCCTTTATTGCCGACGAAGTGGTCGCTCGGGTACATGCGGTATTACGTCGCCCGAAACAATTGATAGAAGGCAATCATGTGAAGCAGTTCGGCAGTCTGAAAGTCGACTTCAAGGCGTATTCTGTCATGCTGTACGGTATCGAACTGACGTTCACGCCAAAGGACTTGTGCCTGTTTCTTTTTTTGGCACAGTACAAAAACCAGACCTTCACCAGAGAACAGCTCATCGAGCAGGTATGGGGGATGGATTACGAAGGAAGTGATCGCGCAGTAGACCTCGCGATCAAACGCATCCGGCGATCTTTGGAGAATTGGCCGACATCCGAAGGGGAAATCCGTACCTATCGTGGCTTGGGATACAAGCTTTGTGTATATGAGTGA
- the bluB gene encoding 5,6-dimethylbenzimidazole synthase, translating into MKRLTAEEKNGLYKAISNRRDIRSFRQDPVAPEKLAMILAAAHHAPSVGFMQPWNFVLVEDDATKQALAECADKERRALAIHYEGTGRESTFLELKIQGIKEAPVTICVTCDPTRGGDHVLGRNSIPETDIMSVSCAIQNMWLAAYAEDLAMGWVSFYKKADVRRILNIPPHIDPVALLSIGYTDHYPERPLLELHHWRQREDLQQLIYREQWGNKA; encoded by the coding sequence ATGAAACGCTTAACCGCGGAAGAAAAAAACGGTTTGTATAAAGCCATCAGCAATCGTCGCGATATTCGTAGCTTTCGTCAAGACCCTGTCGCCCCGGAAAAGCTCGCCATGATCTTGGCTGCTGCCCACCATGCTCCTTCCGTCGGATTCATGCAGCCATGGAATTTTGTCCTGGTAGAAGACGACGCAACCAAACAAGCTCTCGCAGAATGTGCGGATAAAGAACGCCGGGCGCTAGCCATCCACTACGAAGGCACGGGACGGGAGTCGACCTTTTTGGAGTTGAAAATTCAAGGGATCAAGGAAGCACCTGTCACCATCTGTGTCACTTGTGATCCTACACGTGGCGGAGACCATGTCCTCGGACGCAATTCCATCCCGGAAACAGATATTATGTCTGTCAGCTGTGCGATCCAAAACATGTGGCTAGCTGCCTACGCAGAAGATTTGGCGATGGGCTGGGTCAGCTTTTACAAGAAGGCAGATGTGCGTCGTATCCTAAACATACCGCCGCATATCGATCCTGTCGCATTGCTGTCGATCGGCTACACGGATCATTATCCAGAACGTCCACTCTTGGAGCTGCACCACTGGAGACAACGCGAGGACCTGCAACAGTTGATTTATCGGGAGCAGTGGGGGAACAAGGCGTAA
- a CDS encoding Crp/Fnr family transcriptional regulator, with amino-acid sequence MKEILLKYLTRFTTLSEKEQRAIVDEIVTEEYKKGTILLQQGDKPTKCYFVLKGCVRQYSIDESGKEVTSQFYTEEQTIVNLGQHKLDQSSAYFLACLEDCTLVVGNLDTVSDMFSKYAQLESMSRKMLEENLGEIQDEFASFIASTPEERYKTVLQKRPHLIDRVPQHQLASYLGMTPESLSRIKKRTSTNKS; translated from the coding sequence ATGAAAGAGATTCTCTTGAAATACCTTACTAGATTTACAACCCTTTCTGAAAAAGAGCAACGGGCAATCGTTGATGAAATCGTTACGGAGGAGTATAAAAAAGGAACGATACTCCTTCAACAAGGAGATAAACCCACGAAGTGTTATTTTGTATTAAAGGGATGTGTTAGACAGTATTCGATAGATGAATCAGGGAAAGAAGTTACATCCCAATTCTACACGGAAGAACAAACCATTGTGAATCTGGGTCAGCATAAGCTGGATCAGTCATCTGCGTATTTTTTAGCTTGTCTCGAAGACTGTACATTGGTCGTAGGTAATCTTGATACCGTAAGTGACATGTTCAGCAAATACGCACAATTGGAAAGCATGTCACGCAAGATGCTAGAAGAAAACCTTGGCGAGATACAAGATGAGTTCGCTTCCTTTATCGCTTCCACACCCGAAGAGCGGTATAAAACCGTTTTGCAGAAACGCCCTCACTTAATCGATCGTGTGCCCCAGCATCAATTGGCGAGCTACCTGGGCATGACGCCAGAGTCATTAAGTCGGATTAAAAAGAGGACCTCCACTAACAAATCGTAG
- a CDS encoding DUF4386 domain-containing protein, giving the protein MAVSVIQPSIQRKSALIAGISLFIMVLVSFFSYGFAHESLVVQGDANATFQNIKSSPMLFKAEIFGWVIILITDIVVAWAFYLFLKPNNPYLSLLAAWFRLIYTAILGIALLNLIVVLLLSKSTEPLGLIPIDQLQAQMMLSLQAFESIWSIGLMIFGGHLMLVGYVAVQSENIPRVIGLLLLAASVGYMVINLSKLFFPQNIGLISTLTAIFQLPMIAGELGFGIWLLLKGGVASKRS; this is encoded by the coding sequence ATGGCGGTCTCAGTCATCCAGCCATCGATTCAGAGAAAATCTGCTCTGATTGCTGGTATTTCACTTTTCATCATGGTGCTTGTTTCCTTTTTTTCGTACGGTTTTGCTCATGAAAGTCTTGTCGTGCAAGGAGATGCCAACGCAACGTTTCAGAACATCAAGTCATCCCCTATGCTGTTCAAAGCCGAGATTTTCGGTTGGGTCATCATCCTAATCACGGATATCGTCGTCGCTTGGGCTTTTTATCTCTTCCTCAAGCCGAATAATCCGTACCTGTCACTACTCGCTGCTTGGTTCCGTTTGATCTATACCGCTATTTTGGGAATAGCCTTGCTTAATCTGATTGTTGTGCTGCTCCTTTCGAAAAGTACGGAGCCATTGGGGCTAATTCCAATCGATCAGCTTCAAGCACAAATGATGCTTAGTTTGCAAGCATTTGAGTCAATTTGGTCCATTGGATTAATGATCTTTGGCGGGCATCTCATGCTTGTCGGTTATGTGGCTGTCCAATCCGAAAACATCCCGAGGGTCATTGGCTTATTACTGTTGGCGGCTTCCGTAGGCTATATGGTGATCAACCTAAGCAAATTGTTTTTTCCACAAAATATCGGACTGATATCGACGCTAACAGCTATATTTCAATTGCCAATGATCGCGGGAGAGTTGGGCTTTGGGATTTGGCTGCTGTTGAAAGGAGGGGTAGCCTCCAAAAGAAGCTGA
- the hrpB gene encoding ATP-dependent helicase HrpB yields the protein MNALPINEVLPELVDTLRKGTNAVLVAAPGAGKTTRVPLALREEAWLHNRRIVMLVPRRLAARQAATYMAALLGEEVGQTVGYRVKRESRVGPGTRIEVITEGILTRMLQDDPELSDVGLVIFDEFHERNLHADLGLALSLQAQSLFREDLRILVMSATLDAEPVSALLGNAPVISSKGRMFPVETHFLTSPMEGRLEEAVVQMIFQALRQEEGDMLVFLPGAKEIHRVQDLLEQSGVGTNIRTAPLYGNLSQEEQDKAIQPGKTGERKIVLATSIAETSLTVEGVRIVIDSGLKRVPRFSPRTGMTRLETAKVSRASADQRRGRAGRLAPGACFRLWTEQEDRMLMPQQAPEIMEADLAVLALELALWGVGAPEELDWLNPPPKAAMAQAQELLLQLGALDERKQITPHGRMLTEMGVHPRLGHMIQKAYELGQGELACELAVLLEERDIVRGRQASADADMRTRVELLRQVANKQSVAVELSIDVGACKRLWKEAAHFKRVWAKNQSGDNSIRTEATGRLLAFAYPDRIAQRRADGRYLLCNGRGAAFSVHQPLTASPYIVAAELDDQGADSRILLAASVEESELLNDCAMQITERMNVWWEHTAGAVRSRKQKRLGAILLADIPAEASPDEVLTAFLEGIKEEGLEILPWNRQARQYRERLLFMHRLEEGWPNVEDEALLASLGEWLAPHVYGFKRKEDLQSLSVTTLLESMLSWEQRRQLDEYVPTHVIVPSGSKIPVDYSDPVAPVLSVRLQELFGWQDSPRIGRGRVPLTLHLLSPAHRPVQVTRDLASFWAHAYFEVKKDLKGRYPKHYWPDDPLAAIPTNRTRPRI from the coding sequence ATGAATGCATTGCCGATAAATGAAGTATTGCCAGAGCTGGTAGACACGCTGCGCAAAGGGACAAACGCAGTGTTGGTCGCTGCTCCGGGTGCGGGGAAGACGACGCGGGTACCACTGGCCTTGCGTGAAGAAGCTTGGTTACACAATCGACGAATTGTGATGCTGGTGCCACGCAGACTGGCCGCACGTCAAGCTGCTACCTACATGGCTGCCTTGCTGGGGGAAGAAGTTGGACAAACGGTCGGATACCGGGTCAAGCGTGAATCAAGAGTAGGTCCAGGCACTCGGATTGAAGTGATTACAGAAGGAATTTTAACGAGAATGCTACAGGATGATCCGGAGCTATCTGATGTCGGTCTTGTTATTTTCGACGAGTTCCACGAACGGAATTTGCACGCGGATTTAGGTCTGGCCCTTAGTCTTCAGGCACAAAGCTTGTTTCGGGAAGACCTGCGAATTCTCGTGATGTCCGCTACGCTCGATGCTGAGCCCGTGTCAGCCTTGCTGGGGAATGCTCCTGTTATCAGTAGTAAAGGCAGGATGTTCCCGGTGGAGACGCACTTTTTGACTTCCCCGATGGAGGGACGTCTGGAGGAAGCAGTTGTCCAGATGATCTTCCAAGCGTTGAGACAAGAAGAGGGAGATATGCTCGTCTTTTTACCAGGAGCCAAAGAAATTCACCGGGTGCAAGATTTGCTTGAACAAAGCGGTGTGGGCACGAATATACGGACTGCGCCTCTTTACGGAAATTTGTCGCAGGAGGAACAAGATAAGGCGATCCAGCCCGGGAAAACAGGGGAGCGCAAAATTGTCCTCGCCACCTCTATTGCCGAGACGAGCTTGACTGTCGAGGGTGTACGCATCGTGATTGATAGTGGATTAAAACGGGTCCCGCGCTTTTCTCCACGAACAGGGATGACGAGACTGGAAACAGCAAAGGTATCAAGGGCGTCTGCAGACCAACGTCGAGGAAGGGCTGGGCGGCTTGCGCCCGGGGCCTGCTTTCGACTGTGGACAGAGCAAGAAGATCGCATGCTCATGCCACAGCAGGCACCTGAAATCATGGAAGCGGATCTGGCTGTACTCGCTTTGGAGCTGGCTCTGTGGGGAGTCGGGGCACCGGAAGAGCTGGATTGGCTGAATCCCCCGCCAAAGGCAGCGATGGCACAGGCTCAAGAGCTGCTGCTTCAGCTGGGCGCATTAGATGAGCGGAAGCAGATCACACCACATGGACGAATGCTAACTGAGATGGGTGTGCATCCGAGATTAGGCCACATGATTCAGAAAGCGTATGAACTGGGACAAGGTGAACTAGCTTGCGAGCTGGCAGTCCTCTTGGAAGAACGAGATATTGTGAGGGGGCGCCAAGCGTCAGCAGATGCGGATATGCGCACGCGTGTTGAACTGCTTCGTCAGGTAGCAAACAAACAGAGTGTGGCAGTGGAGCTTTCGATTGATGTAGGGGCGTGCAAAAGACTTTGGAAAGAGGCGGCTCACTTCAAGCGGGTATGGGCAAAAAATCAGTCTGGTGACAATTCCATTCGTACAGAAGCGACGGGAAGACTGCTGGCGTTTGCGTACCCGGACCGGATTGCCCAGCGAAGGGCAGATGGACGTTATTTGCTTTGCAATGGGCGTGGGGCGGCTTTTTCCGTGCATCAACCATTGACTGCTTCGCCGTATATTGTGGCAGCAGAACTCGATGACCAAGGCGCAGATAGTCGGATATTACTGGCGGCTAGTGTGGAAGAAAGCGAGCTGTTGAATGATTGTGCGATGCAGATTACCGAACGAATGAACGTATGGTGGGAGCATACAGCAGGGGCAGTTCGCAGCCGTAAGCAAAAACGGTTGGGGGCGATCCTGCTGGCGGATATACCTGCGGAGGCTTCGCCAGATGAGGTGTTAACAGCGTTTTTGGAAGGAATAAAGGAAGAAGGCTTGGAGATTTTGCCGTGGAATCGACAGGCGAGACAGTATCGCGAGCGTTTGCTGTTTATGCATCGTCTGGAGGAAGGCTGGCCGAATGTGGAAGATGAGGCACTGCTTGCTTCCTTGGGGGAATGGCTCGCTCCCCATGTGTATGGTTTCAAAAGAAAGGAAGACCTGCAGTCGCTGTCAGTGACGACGTTGCTGGAGAGTATGCTGTCATGGGAGCAGCGCAGACAACTAGACGAATACGTTCCAACTCATGTGATCGTCCCGAGTGGTTCCAAAATTCCTGTCGATTACAGCGATCCAGTGGCACCGGTGCTCTCGGTCCGGCTACAGGAGTTGTTTGGTTGGCAAGACTCTCCGAGAATAGGCAGAGGCAGAGTACCACTGACATTGCACCTGCTTTCACCAGCTCATCGTCCGGTACAAGTGACACGGGACTTGGCGAGCTTTTGGGCACATGCGTATTTTGAAGTGAAAAAAGATTTAAAGGGCCGTTATCCCAAGCATTATTGGCCAGATGATCCGCTAGCGGCCATTCCGACAAATCGGACGCGTCCACGCATATAA